The following nucleotide sequence is from Endozoicomonas sp. GU-1.
TCTGTTTGAGGCTCGTCACCGGTCCACAGTTTCAACTCCATTGGCCGGTTGCGAATCCTGGCACCTTTCAGGGCTTCAATAACGCTCTTGTCCATTCCTTCTGGCAGATAGACTGACGAGCAGTTATCAAACAGTCGGATATGGCCAATACTCTGTCCGGAAATTTTGCCTTCATTGGCAATGGCGCCCACCAGGTCACCGGGGTTGATGCCCTGGTCACGACCCAGTTCGACACGGTAACGGACCATGCCATCATTGTTGCGTTCACGGCCACGCTCACCACGTCTTTCGCCATCACGACGTCTTTCGCCACGATCACCACGATCACGGCCTTCACGACGGGGCTGCTCTGGTTCTTTGGCATCCGGGAACGGGCGTTCTTTCTGGGCCATAAAGCAGAGCGCTGCTGCCATATCTTCATAGCTCAGGGCATTTTCCTGCTCAAGCTCGGCAACAATCTCACGGAATACATCCAGCTCTTCGCCCATGTCCATTGCTTTGACGACATCTTCCTTGAACTGACGGATACGAATATCACGCACGTCACTCATGGAAGGTAAACGCATGGTATCAATACGCTGTCGTGTAGCACTTTCGATGGCACGAAGCATCCTGCGCTCACGATGGGTAGCAAACAGGATCGCAGTGCCCTGACGGCCAGCACGTCCGGTACGGCCAATACGGTGAACGTAGGCTTCTGTATCGTACGGGATATCGTAGTTCACTACGTGGCTCATACGCTCAACATCCAGGCCCCTGGCCGCTACGTCGGTAGCAATCAGAATATCCAGGGATTTTTTCTTGAAGCGATCCACCACTTTCTCACGCAGTGCCTGACTCATATCGCCATTCAGCGCCGCCGCAGCAAAACCACGGGCTTCCAGTTTTTCCGCCAGCTCAACCGTGGCGGTTTTGGTGCGCACGAAAATGATCATGGCATCAAAGGATTCCACTTCCAGAATACGAGTCAGGGCATCCAGCTTGTGGAAACCGCTGACCATGCAGACCTTCTGGGTAATGGTGTCAACCGTCGCCGTTTTGGCTTTGATCTCCACCGTAGCAGGCTCTTTTAAGTGAGTATCTGCAATTTTGCGAATCTGGTAAGGCATGGTGGCAGAAAACAGGGCCACCTGACGGTCAGCGGGTGTTTGCTCCATGATCCATTCAATGTCATCCACGAAGCCCATGCGCAGCATTTCATCCGCTTCATCCAGAACCACGGTTTTCAGGCTATCCAGCTTCAGGCTTTCACGGCGCAGGTGGTCCATGACCCGGCCCGGCGTGCCCACAATCACATGGGCTCCACGCTGTAGGCTGCGCAACTGGCCGCGCATATCCTGACCACCGTAAACAGGCAACACATGGAATCCTTTCATGTGACGGGCGTAGCGTTGAAAAGCTTCTGCCACCTGTATAGCCAGCTCACGGGTCGGCGTTAAGACCAGAACCTGCGGATCGCGCTGCTTCAAATCAATGGCTGACAGCAATGGCAATGCAAATGCGGCGGTTTTACCGGTACCGGTCTGCGCCAGACCCAGAAGGTCACGACCTTCCAGCAGGTGAGGAATACTTTGTGCCTGGATGGGTGACGGGCTCTCATAGCCGACATCCTGAACAGCCTTGATTACCGCTTCCGACAGGGGCAGGTCCGCAAAAGTCATTGCGTTGTTGGTATCAGTCATTTGATACTCCGTAAATTCATTCTTTGCCATAAAAATGCCGCCATTTTGCTGTCAAAAGCTGTCAGGATCAGACGACATTTGATCGTCCGGTAAACCGGCTCATGCTTGGTGCTGGCGACGTTTGAAGCAAACAGAAATAGGATGGCAGTGCACTTTTCCGATGCTGTTCCAGTAGCATTCGGAAAATTTGCAGCCATGGACTTCCTGGTGCCGCTATCCGGAACGCCCCTCTGATCGCATACAGAAAGACGTTACCGAATCGCCTGTGAGGTCCACGACTGCGTTTGGAGAGGCTTGATGAACAAGCTTGGCCTGCATTGGCAGAGGATAATAAGATCTATTGATCTTCCAGTGGCTGAGCTCTTGATTGTCATAGACTTTCAAAAGAGCGGACAGTTAGCCGGATTAAATGCAGGAAACGAAGTGCCAGGACTTCCCAACAAACCCCTGTGTCCATAAGAAGGACTGCACATGGGGATAGAAAAAGGTATGTTAGTCTAGCGTGTTTTTTAGACAGTGAATACTGTTTTTATCCCTGAATGAACTAGGGGATTATCACATCCAGGGATATTTCTCCAATCGTCAGGCTACGGCAGCGCCCGGCCCCGGGCACTCACATACAACTGATACCACTGCTCACGACTTAACTGAATAGTCTCAGCCTCGCTACAAGCCCTGATACGCTCGGCATTTGTTGTGCCAATCACCGGCTGGATACCTGCGGGGTGGCGCATCAGCCAGGCCAGCACAATAGCCTCTCTGGAAACACCCAGCTGCTCTGCAAACGTTTTGACCAGCCCAGCCGTTTGCTGAATAGCCTCAGGCTCACCATGAGTATCTTTCCCGGTGAACACACCGTTGCTCAGGCAGCCCCAGGCCTGCAGCTGAATATTGTGGCTGCGACAATATTCAACCGTGCCCGGGGTAAAGCTGACCGCCTGCCCTTCCGGGTGATTGACCAGCACACCTTCATCCAGCCAGTCCAGATGGGTCAGGCTCATCTGCAACTGGTTGACCACAATAGGTTGATCAAGGAATGACTGAAGGTATTTGATCTGGTGGCCACTCATATTGGACACACCAAAATGCTTGACCTTGCCATCTTGCTGCAGCTGATGAAACGCCCCGGCAACCTCCTCTGGCTGCATCAGCGGATCCGGTCTGTGCAGCAGCAGAAGGTCCAGATAGTCGGTGTTTAAACGGGCAAGACTCTGTTCCACACTGTGCAGAATCCAGTCCCGGGAGAAATCGTAGCGATTGGGAGTGTTCCCTTCGGCGAAGCGAATGCCGCACTTGCCTTGCAGGAATATCTTCTCCCTCAGCTCCGGCCGATCACCCAGTACGCCACCAAATACCTGCTCAGCCTTACCAAAGGTATAGATATCGGCGTGGTCAAAGCAGTTGATGCCGCTCTCCAGGGCACTATCGAGAAACTGGTGCGCCTGCATCATATGATCTTTTGAAACCGGGTTATTATCCCAGCCTCCACCCAACCCCATACAGCCTGCTGCGATTCTGCTGGCTTCAGGCAAGAAAATAGTCAGGGGAATTCGATTCATAAGACTCCAACCCAATCGGGTTACTTATTATATGGTGCAGACATAGTAACATTGATTCACTCAAAGGTACTTTACCATTTCATAAGTCAGTACTGCGTGGCTATTGCCGGAAAATTCCTTGGCAAATACCTGCCCGGGATCCAGCTCACCATGATGAAGCGACTTAATAAATTCTGACATACGAGCCCCTTTCGGGATAACCGGATCATCACGATGGTTCAGTGATACGATGTAAACCTTACGGTCAATCAGTTTACGCATAGAGGCTTCAGCATCCAGATTCCCACCTACCAGCCAGCCCAGAAAATTGGCGAGTCGGGGCCGGTCCGGCATGACAACTCTTGGCGCTGTGGTGAACGAGTCATGGGACAGTAACTCGACCCTTGAATCATCCTGCCCTCCGCTGGCTTCAAGGTGTCTGGCAAGCGAGACGGTTGCCACACCTCCGCCCAGAGAAGTGCCTGCGACGTAGACATACTCAAAATTTTCCAACGCATAGCCCAGGGCAGCAGCACCATCCTGAACAACGGTTTCATAGGTTGAGAAAGGCAGATAACCCGACAACCCATCGCTCTGGTTTAACCCCGTCCCCCTATAGTCATAAAGAATGACCGGGCATTTTTTTTCTGACTGTATTCTTCCGGGTGCTGACCCCGGATGAAGACAACCTCTACCCAGCAGCTGTGAAAGAACCATACCATTTGGATTGTGATAAAGAATGCATTGACTATTATTCGGGTCCCAGTCGGGAGGATAACAAATCACCCCCTGCAATATGCCCGAATCATGTTTAATCGGGAGCGGCTCAAACCAAAAGCCATGGGTATTGTTTGCCTCACAGGCTTCCTTAACAATCTCACGACTTTCCTGTAAGCCCGGAAATTTCGCCAGACACGGAAACTTGTCAGGAAAAGTCTTACCAAGCCATGGAAACACTTGTGATCGCACCAGGGCAATACCAACAACCTTGGCAACCCCCAGCCGGTTTTCAATCATCCAATGAAAAGGCGTCAGGATAACCGCAGATCTTGATAAAATTGAATAGCAGGTTCCGGGGACAGAACAAATAAGATCCTTAGCCCGGGATAAATAACTATCAGGCTCGACGGATTCAGCAGAACGAGCCCCCATGCACGACTTTTGGTCATTATCAGGGCATGCTTCCTTCGCCCGGCTCCTTAACCAGGGTGATTCATAAGCGTATCGATCAGCAATAGTTCCGTAAGTCATTACAGCCTCTTTATTCTAATTCTGAGTATCGATTCAGAAAAATCATTGTTGCAGTTAGAAGACAGAAAAGCGGCCATACCCTGTCAGGCCAACTGAAGAATATCCCGTCACTCCCGGAAGATGAAAAGAAGATAATTCAAGGTCGAAAAACCACTACCTTGATAGCACATCATTAGCAACATCAACTGAACTTTTCTTTTCCAGACGAAACTGTTTCAGTTCTTCTAACGTGTAGCCGAAATCACTACAGCCAACGGGCAGTCTTTCCGTTTGTTGACCATGATCAATAAAGGTAGCAATGTGTCTAAAAGAAGAGCGTTCAAGTATTTTCGGATCACCTTCAGCAACGTATTTCCTGAGCACTATCAACTGTGGTGGGGGCATTGCTTCCTTGGTTCTCATTCCTTTTGCAAGAAATTTCTGAAATGATTTCGATGGGGGAACCAGAACTCTTGCGGAAAAGGCATCAATTCGGGCTGATATAGCATCAGCCGAACCCAACCCAATACTTTTTTTACTTAACTTTCTATCTGCAGTTAACTGAACTATCGTGCAGTCAGCACCCTCGGAATCCACCTTGCCCACTACTTTTACAATATCGTTCTTTATCAGAAAATCCAGGCATCCTTTGTTTCCTTCAAGGTCCTTGATCAGCACCAATTTTTTTATATGTTGATCTTCATTAAAATCAGGATCGGTATAGCTGCGTACCAGCTGAGAATAACTGGAAAATCGTATTGAGCACTGCATAAACCTTTCGCCATTTTCCAGCTTTAATCTAAGGCCGCAAGAACCATCACGATGGGTAAATTGCTTAGGTAGCACCTTGTAAGTTTTACCATCAGTAGCGCACACATAGTCGTAGGTTGTCGGCCTGGCAGGAATACTGGCCGATCTGTCAGCGATGTTAACCGGGTTTGGTGTGCTGCCTGCACCTGGCGGATCATCAGGAATACTCATGCGGCTGAGAGATGCTTGCAGATCCGCTACTCTGCTGTCATCACCTGACCCGGAATTGAGAGAACTTGTTTGTGGATGTACCGGAAGCTGATCGGAAGAACTCGTTATTGGATTCATGTTAAAGCACCCATCACTAAGTTGTTGCGTGGCACAAGTTAGTCGGGTTTCATTAAAATAAGTTCCCTCTACACGTTATGTTCGACCTTATTCAATAAATTGATTTGGTAGTGTACTGGTCATCGTTTCGATGAGTTTGACGTGTACAATCTCCGCTCAGGATGAACGGAGTGCAGAGGCTTATGATAACGACACACCGTCAAACTCATTGAAACCGTGTACTACCCCCCCATCTGGGAAAGGTTATCGGTACCACCCGTCCAGCCCTGCTCAAGGAAATGACTGTCGTCTTTAAGCAGCAGGGAATCACGAATTCGAGCCACCAGCACTTCCTGCTGATCATCGCTGTGCAGAAGGTCTCTCAGATCAATGCCGGACTCAGCAAACAGACAAAGCTGGAGCTGCCCCAGACTGGTCACCCTCAGTCGATTACAGTCGTTACAGAAGTCCTTGCTGTAAGGCATAATCAAGCCAACTGTCCCTTCATAATCACTGTGGCAATACTCCTGGGCAGGCCCGGCATCGGCCAGACGCATTTTTCTCACCCAGCCGCGCGCCAGGAGCAGTTCCTGAATCTGTTTTCCGGGGAAGTGATGCTTCTGGAAAAAATCCTGATTGTTCCCGGTTTGCATCAGCTCGATAAAACGAATAGAGACGGGATAATCCCGGATCCAGTCAAGAAAGGCATCAAGTTCATCATCATTAATGCCTTTCATCGCCACCGCATTCACCTTGATGGATGGCAGACCATGGTCAAATGCCTGTTGAATACCGGCCAGAATTTCCCGCAGCCGGTTGTGACCGGTAATCAGCTCAAAGGCCCGGGGGTCAAGACTGTCGACACTGACATTGATGGCATCAATACCCGCATCCAGCCAGTCCATAACCCGCTGATCCATTTTGTAGCCGTTGGTGGTCATGGCCAGCTTCTTTATGCCGGGGATCTGCTTGATGGTTCTGACAATGTCTGAAAAGTCCTGACGTAAGGTAGGCTCCCCCCCGGTCAGGCGAATTTTTTCCACACCGACCGCAGCAAAAGCCGTTACCAGACGACGTATTTCGTCAATGGTCAGTGCTTCACTGTGATGATGGTCAAGGCAGCCGTCTGGCAAACAGTAATTGCAACGAAAGTTGCACAGGTCTGTGACTGACAGTCGCAAGTAAGGGAATTTCCGTCCCTGACGGTCCTGCAGCTCTGGTAAATTAGAATGCATAGAACACCTTTCCAATCGCGGGAGGCTGCAAAGTTTCTTCTACAGCCCTGGCAGCCAGTGATACACACTCTGGCTGCGGCTTCCAGTCCATAGGATCATACCCATTAGGTACCGAAGCTCGGCGCTCGCTTGTTAATTCAGTTTAATCACCACGTTAAACAACCCCATTCGACTGTTAATAAAATTTCCCGGGAGATCGTTTTATCAACAGCCCAGTGAATCCTACCTGCTTATTTCTCGAAAAACCATGCTATCAGGTACTATTGTTTTATTGGATTATCAGGCAACCCTGCTGCCCATGGCCCCCTTTTGATTGATGAAATATCCGGGCTGCCCCTTATGCGAGCAGGTTACAAAAAACGAAAGATGTCTTCTATGATGATACCCCCAAAGATCAGTGCCACCATCCCGGTTATTGGTATCGCCGCCTTTAGTGGTACCGGTAAAACCACGCTTATCGAGAAACTACTGCCACTGTTAGCTGGCCAGGGACTTCGAACCGGTGTGGTCAAAGCCTCGCATCACAGGATAGAACCTGATCCACCGGGAAAAGACAGTTATCGTTTACGCCATGCCGGTGCCAGTCAACTGGTGTTGAGCATGCCTGGTCGCTCCCTTTGCTATACCGAGTACCCGAATGGATATGAACGACAGCTGCAGGAGCAACTGCAACTTCTCAATCAGGATCAGCTGGATTTAATCCTGGTGGAAGGTTTTCGTGAGGCTCCCATCGCTAAAATCGAGCTTCATCGCAGTGATTATGACAAGCCCTTCCTGTTTACTGAGGACCCCCATATCATCGCCATCGCCTGGGATGGCAATCCCGGCATCAACCTTCCTGGTCATCTGGCAGAACTGGATATCAACAGCCCCAAACATATTGCCAGCTTTATTGAAAACTATTGTCATGAAAAATAGCTTGCATCACCACCTGGCATCACAGAGAGTTAATTTTTTCCACCCGCTATGGTCAATGAACGAGGGCAATCATGAGCGACTGCTGTGCCACTGATGGATTAATAAGTCTGGAAACAGCACTGGCAACACTGATCAGCAGTGTAACGCCAGTATCCGGAACCGAGACCATTGCTCTGGAAGACAGCCTTGGCAGGGTACTCGCAGAGCCTATTGTATCGCCTATCAATGTGCCTTCCCATGACAACTCGGCCATGGATGGTTATGCCCTGGTGCTGAAGGATTTGCACAACCGTGATACTTTACCCCTGGCAGGCCAGTCCCTGGCCGGCCACCCTTTTTCCGGGGAGATTCCCGCCGGACATTGTATCCGCATTATGACCGGGGCAAGCCTTCCATCAGGTGCCGATGTGGTGGTCATGCAGGAGCAGACTGAAACCACAGCACAAGGCATTCGATTTCTTTGGAAACCGGACCAGCCCGGTAACAATATCCGAACAGCGGGGGAAGATATTCCGGAAGGCACCCGGGTGTTCACACCGGGTCGGAGAGTTCGCCCTCAGGATATCGGGCTGCTGGCCTCGCTGGGTATTGCCAATGTCACGGTCTACCGGAAAGTCAAAGTTGCAGTGTTTTCCACAGGTGATGAATTAAAGCTGCCCGGTGAGCCACTGAGACAGGGTGATATTTACGACAGTAATCGTTTTGTTATCAAAGCCATGCTGAAAAAAATGACCGTCGACATCATCGACCTTGGCAGAATTCCTGATGACAAAGCGGCGTTAAGAGAAGCCTTTCTGCAAGCTGATCGGGAAGCTGATGCAGTGATCAGCTCCGGAGGCGTCTCTGTGGGCGATGCAGATTACACCAAAGATATTCTTGATGAGCTGGGGGAAACCGGCTTCTGGAAACTGGCCATCAAACCGGGCAAGCCGTTTGCCTTTGGGCAGCTCCCGAACAGTGTCTTCTTTGGCCTGCCCGGTAACCCGGTATCGGCTACCGTCACCTTCCAGCAGCTGGCCGCGCCAGCATTACGCCATATGATGCACCAGCAACCGGAACCAAAAGTGGAGCTGACACTGGCGACGGCAAGCCCGCTCAGGAAGCGCCAGGGACGCAGGGATTTCCAGAGGGCAAAACTGGTTTACCGGGAATCCGGTGAACTGCAGGTTATGTCAACCGGTCATCAGGGGTCTGGAGTTCTCAGTACCATGAGTCATTCTGACTGCTATATCGTACTGGCGGAAGAAGACGGTGATAAACCAGCGGGTGAGCTGGTGAACGTGCAGCTGTTTGATGACCTGCTGAAATAAAACCAAATAGAATAGCCTTCGCATTTATCCGCAAGGCTATTCCCATTTCCCTTGTAATTTAAACTAACGTTTGTCCTTCACTCGATGACCACCAATGTGGAACTTATTCTCAAATATCGGGTCAACTTTATATGCTTCCGTAAAAGAACTGGTGGAAACGTGGATAACGCCCATTTCAAGGTTCCCTTCTCCAGAGAATACTACAGACAGGCCGCCAAGGGCTGTATTCGCCCACATCACAGCAGTGGTCATCCTCAGCGGCAGACCGAAGAGGTCAACACAAGTTCCAGCAGGGGGGCTGGCAATATCGGGAGCCATGTACCAGCCAACCGGATGTCCGGGTACCTTGGGTTTAGCTTACAGCCAAGCCATGCTTCTGCCTGTTACGTCAGGCAAACACCGCCAGGCCAGAGATTACCTGCCCCCGTCGTGAATAGTCCACGCACGTTGACCCACCATCCCGCTCAGCCCCGACTGCCTCCTCCGTCAGCCCGCAAAACGGATTTGCCAGCACCGGCACAAACCGCAACTCTCCATAATCCACCAGAGGCCGGGGTTCGACAGAGTGAATTTATCGTTAGACCCATTTATGGACGGGTCATACCTTACAATGATCGGTATATACCTGACCCGCTCCTCAGAGCAGAGGTTCACAGGGATTTTCTGGCCCTTGAGGACTGGATCCTCAACCCGTGGGTGGACGATCAGTTATTGTTTGAAATCAGCCGGACCGGTGAGCAATGGAAGCATGATGAAACTCTGGTTAACTGGGCAATGAAAGAAACACTCTGGACTGAACTTGATGATGGTCCGGTGGATCCCGCCTTCACTGTTACAATAAACCTCAAAGTCAGGGAAGTCTGCAGGCTCAGGGAAACCAGTGATCTGCCGGATGCAGCGTTCGCACAGCTGAAAAAGTGTCGTGAATTGCAGCAACTCCAACAGCAGAAAGCCGAGCATTCAGAGCGGTTCGGGAAGTATCTGAAGCTGACACCACTGGTGGGGAAAGAACTCAGGAAACTGACAGAATCCGAAAGACTGGATAAGCTGTTGCCCCACGCTATGTTGCAGGGGTACACGAGAACTGCACAATGGTGCCTGGAAAACGGGGCAAACATCAAAACAGCGATGACAACGTTGCGCCAGCTGAAATCCCGGTCAGATAATCAGCCCGGCAACATAACAGAACACCGGACCACCACAGCAACCGCCCCATCAACCAACAGGCGATCCCCGGGCATCGGCTCGTTCAGCAACGATATCAATACAACATTGCTGGAGGTGATTGCTGACACTCATATCGATATGGCCATTCAGGCAGACTGGCTGCTGGCCAATGGGGCAAGCCTGACACCCGAAGCCTCCGCTGCGCTCAACCAGGCTCTGAATACCTCCCTTTACCGCGG
It contains:
- a CDS encoding DEAD/DEAH box helicase, with translation MTDTNNAMTFADLPLSEAVIKAVQDVGYESPSPIQAQSIPHLLEGRDLLGLAQTGTGKTAAFALPLLSAIDLKQRDPQVLVLTPTRELAIQVAEAFQRYARHMKGFHVLPVYGGQDMRGQLRSLQRGAHVIVGTPGRVMDHLRRESLKLDSLKTVVLDEADEMLRMGFVDDIEWIMEQTPADRQVALFSATMPYQIRKIADTHLKEPATVEIKAKTATVDTITQKVCMVSGFHKLDALTRILEVESFDAMIIFVRTKTATVELAEKLEARGFAAAALNGDMSQALREKVVDRFKKKSLDILIATDVAARGLDVERMSHVVNYDIPYDTEAYVHRIGRTGRAGRQGTAILFATHRERRMLRAIESATRQRIDTMRLPSMSDVRDIRIRQFKEDVVKAMDMGEELDVFREIVAELEQENALSYEDMAAALCFMAQKERPFPDAKEPEQPRREGRDRGDRGERRRDGERRGERGRERNNDGMVRYRVELGRDQGINPGDLVGAIANEGKISGQSIGHIRLFDNCSSVYLPEGMDKSVIEALKGARIRNRPMELKLWTGDEPQTERRGRRDGGRGRHEGGLREGGARREGGRGGDRRPRRDNNGNR
- a CDS encoding aldo/keto reductase; the protein is MNRIPLTIFLPEASRIAAGCMGLGGGWDNNPVSKDHMMQAHQFLDSALESGINCFDHADIYTFGKAEQVFGGVLGDRPELREKIFLQGKCGIRFAEGNTPNRYDFSRDWILHSVEQSLARLNTDYLDLLLLHRPDPLMQPEEVAGAFHQLQQDGKVKHFGVSNMSGHQIKYLQSFLDQPIVVNQLQMSLTHLDWLDEGVLVNHPEGQAVSFTPGTVEYCRSHNIQLQAWGCLSNGVFTGKDTHGEPEAIQQTAGLVKTFAEQLGVSREAIVLAWLMRHPAGIQPVIGTTNAERIRACSEAETIQLSREQWYQLYVSARGRALP
- the moaA gene encoding GTP 3',8-cyclase MoaA, coding for MHSNLPELQDRQGRKFPYLRLSVTDLCNFRCNYCLPDGCLDHHHSEALTIDEIRRLVTAFAAVGVEKIRLTGGEPTLRQDFSDIVRTIKQIPGIKKLAMTTNGYKMDQRVMDWLDAGIDAINVSVDSLDPRAFELITGHNRLREILAGIQQAFDHGLPSIKVNAVAMKGINDDELDAFLDWIRDYPVSIRFIELMQTGNNQDFFQKHHFPGKQIQELLLARGWVRKMRLADAGPAQEYCHSDYEGTVGLIMPYSKDFCNDCNRLRVTSLGQLQLCLFAESGIDLRDLLHSDDQQEVLVARIRDSLLLKDDSHFLEQGWTGGTDNLSQMGG
- the mobB gene encoding molybdopterin-guanine dinucleotide biosynthesis protein B: MMIPPKISATIPVIGIAAFSGTGKTTLIEKLLPLLAGQGLRTGVVKASHHRIEPDPPGKDSYRLRHAGASQLVLSMPGRSLCYTEYPNGYERQLQEQLQLLNQDQLDLILVEGFREAPIAKIELHRSDYDKPFLFTEDPHIIAIAWDGNPGINLPGHLAELDINSPKHIASFIENYCHEK
- the moeA gene encoding molybdopterin molybdotransferase MoeA — its product is MSDCCATDGLISLETALATLISSVTPVSGTETIALEDSLGRVLAEPIVSPINVPSHDNSAMDGYALVLKDLHNRDTLPLAGQSLAGHPFSGEIPAGHCIRIMTGASLPSGADVVVMQEQTETTAQGIRFLWKPDQPGNNIRTAGEDIPEGTRVFTPGRRVRPQDIGLLASLGIANVTVYRKVKVAVFSTGDELKLPGEPLRQGDIYDSNRFVIKAMLKKMTVDIIDLGRIPDDKAALREAFLQADREADAVISSGGVSVGDADYTKDILDELGETGFWKLAIKPGKPFAFGQLPNSVFFGLPGNPVSATVTFQQLAAPALRHMMHQQPEPKVELTLATASPLRKRQGRRDFQRAKLVYRESGELQVMSTGHQGSGVLSTMSHSDCYIVLAEEDGDKPAGELVNVQLFDDLLK